The Methanotorris formicicus Mc-S-70 region GTTGCCCACTGTCCAGAGAGGGTTCTTCCAGGAAGAATTTTGATAGAGTTGGTTGAGAACGATAGGATTATTGGTGGAGTTGATAAAAAATCCGCAGAATTGGCAAAAGAAATATATCAATCATTTGTTGATGGGAATATATATCTAACTGATGCCACAACGGCAGAGATGGTAAAGTTGATGGAAAACACGTTTAGGGATGTGAATATAGCGTTGGCAAATGAATTTGCAAAGGTTTGTGAGGAGATTGGTGTTAATGTTTGGGAGGCAATAGGGTTAGCCAATAAGCATCCAAGGGTTAATATCCTAAAACCCGGCCCAGGGGTTGGAGGACATTGTATAAGTATAGACCCATGGTTTATAGTAGAAAAATCTAAAAATGCCAATCTCATAAAAACTGCAAGGGAATTAAATGACAAAATGCCAGATTATGTTTGTAACTTGATTTTGAGAGAGATTGAAGGTATTAAAAATCCAAAAATTGCCATTTTTGGGGTGACTTATAAGGGTAACGTAGATGATACAAGAGAAAGTCCTGCTAAAAGGATTGTTTCCAAATTGTTATCAAAAAACATGGATGTTAAATGCTATGACCCACATGCTAAGGTATTTGATTATGAACTTTGTGGTTTATGGGAATGTGTTGAAAATGCAGATTGCATAGTTGTTTTGGCAGATCACAATGAGTTTAGGGATTTTGTTGAGGAGGAGGTAAAAAACATAGGTTTAAAAGTTAAGACCAAAAAAATTATCGATACAAAAAATATCCTAAACCACGAATTGTGGGAGAACTGCGGTTTTGATGT contains the following coding sequences:
- a CDS encoding nucleotide sugar dehydrogenase, coding for MEVVNVEDEMSKEKTKRDKKVCVVGLGYIGLPTASMLANHGYKVVGVDINEDRVNAIKNGTLQIEEPGLMTLVKGAINSGNLVVKTTPEEADIFIICVPTPAVENNGVKKCDLSYVWSAAKNIKPYLKKGNLVIIESTIPPNTTNQLREFFGEGIYVAHCPERVLPGRILIELVENDRIIGGVDKKSAELAKEIYQSFVDGNIYLTDATTAEMVKLMENTFRDVNIALANEFAKVCEEIGVNVWEAIGLANKHPRVNILKPGPGVGGHCISIDPWFIVEKSKNANLIKTARELNDKMPDYVCNLILREIEGIKNPKIAIFGVTYKGNVDDTRESPAKRIVSKLLSKNMDVKCYDPHAKVFDYELCGLWECVENADCIVVLADHNEFRDFVEEEVKNIGLKVKTKKIIDTKNILNHELWENCGFDVTLLGDGKRFRTFANTFKYLD